Proteins from a single region of Allocatelliglobosispora scoriae:
- a CDS encoding hydroxymethylglutaryl-CoA lyase: protein MEIVEVGPRDGLQNEKKLLSTATKVDYIRQAIAAGLRRIEAVAFAHPARVPQMADAEAVLAAVPRIEGVSYSGLLLNRRGLDRALASAADGFGVDEVNYVLVATDVFSSRNQGMTSAESLAQWSVIAADARAAGLRTTITIAAAFGCPFTGEVPVERVRDLVAAAAQAGPDEICLADTIGVGVPRQVAALAAAAREVAPDVTLRAHFHNTRNTGYANAIAAGDHGITVLDASTGGIGGCPFAPAATGNIATEDLAYLLKRNGQLTGVDVSALATTGRWITAELEVPTPALLGRAGPFPPEF from the coding sequence GTGGAAATCGTCGAGGTGGGCCCGCGCGACGGGTTGCAGAACGAGAAGAAGCTGCTCAGCACGGCGACGAAGGTCGACTATATCCGGCAGGCGATCGCCGCGGGACTCCGCCGGATCGAGGCGGTGGCGTTCGCCCACCCCGCTCGGGTGCCGCAGATGGCCGACGCCGAGGCGGTCCTCGCGGCGGTCCCCCGGATCGAGGGCGTCTCCTACAGCGGGCTGCTGCTCAACCGGCGTGGACTGGACCGGGCGCTCGCCAGCGCGGCGGACGGCTTCGGGGTGGACGAGGTCAATTACGTCCTCGTCGCCACCGATGTGTTCTCCAGCCGCAACCAGGGCATGACCAGCGCGGAGTCGCTGGCGCAGTGGTCGGTGATCGCCGCCGACGCCCGGGCCGCCGGGCTGCGCACGACGATCACGATCGCGGCGGCGTTCGGCTGCCCGTTCACCGGGGAGGTTCCCGTCGAGCGGGTCCGGGACCTCGTCGCCGCCGCCGCACAGGCCGGTCCGGACGAGATCTGCCTCGCCGACACGATCGGCGTCGGCGTACCGCGCCAGGTGGCAGCCCTCGCCGCCGCGGCCCGCGAGGTGGCGCCGGACGTCACGCTCCGCGCACACTTCCACAACACCCGCAACACGGGGTACGCCAACGCGATCGCCGCCGGAGACCACGGCATCACGGTGCTGGACGCCAGCACCGGCGGCATCGGCGGCTGCCCCTTCGCCCCCGCCGCCACCGGCAACATCGCGACGGAGGACCTCGCCTACCTCCTCAAGCGCAACGGCCAGCTGACGGGCGTGGACGTTTCCGCCCTGGCGACGACCGGCCGCTGGATCACCGCCGAGCTGGAGGTCCCGACCCCGGCGCTGCTCGGCCGAGCCGGACCCTTCCCCCCTGAATTTTAA
- a CDS encoding CaiB/BaiF CoA transferase family protein, with product MMGALSDIRVIETGTLLAGPFCGQLLGDFGAEVIKLEDPGKGDPMRQWGREKPHGQSLWWPVVARNKKSVTCNLRTEAGQDLVRRLVAEADVLLENFRPGTLERWGLGYEELAAINPRLILTRVTGYGQTGPYAPRAGFGSIGEAMGGIRYVTGEPDRSPSRAGISLGDSLAATYAAYGTLAALHARERTGVGQVVDSAIYEAVMAMMESLLPEWAVAGYQRERTGAILPNVAPSNVYPTVDGIDILIAANQDTVFRRLAEVMGRVELAADPRYATHGARGAHQGELDELIAAWTATRHSGELLESLHAAGVPAGGIYTAADMLADPHIAAREAIVTVPHPDFGELPMQNVAPRLSANPGSVRWAGPALGQHNDEVYGGILGIGDEERAALREQGVI from the coding sequence ATGATGGGGGCGCTATCCGACATCCGGGTGATCGAGACCGGCACGCTGCTCGCCGGACCGTTCTGCGGGCAGCTCCTCGGCGACTTCGGCGCCGAGGTGATCAAGCTGGAGGATCCCGGCAAGGGCGATCCGATGCGGCAGTGGGGGCGGGAGAAACCGCACGGGCAGAGCCTGTGGTGGCCCGTCGTCGCGCGCAACAAGAAGTCCGTGACCTGCAACCTGCGGACCGAGGCGGGCCAGGACCTGGTGCGCCGGTTGGTTGCTGAAGCCGACGTACTCCTGGAGAACTTCAGACCCGGCACGCTGGAGCGGTGGGGCCTGGGCTACGAGGAGCTCGCCGCGATCAACCCCCGGCTGATCCTGACCCGGGTCACCGGCTACGGCCAGACCGGGCCTTACGCGCCGCGCGCCGGGTTCGGGTCGATCGGCGAGGCGATGGGCGGCATCCGCTACGTCACCGGTGAACCCGACCGGTCGCCGTCGCGGGCCGGCATCTCGCTCGGCGACTCGCTCGCCGCCACCTACGCCGCCTACGGCACGCTCGCCGCGCTGCACGCCCGGGAGCGGACAGGGGTGGGGCAGGTCGTCGACTCGGCGATCTACGAGGCCGTCATGGCGATGATGGAGTCGCTGCTTCCGGAGTGGGCGGTCGCGGGCTACCAGCGCGAACGCACCGGCGCCATCCTGCCCAACGTCGCGCCGAGCAACGTCTACCCGACCGTCGACGGCATCGACATCCTCATCGCCGCCAATCAGGACACCGTCTTCCGGCGGCTCGCCGAGGTGATGGGCCGGGTCGAGCTCGCCGCCGACCCGCGCTACGCCACGCACGGCGCACGGGGCGCCCACCAGGGCGAACTCGACGAGCTCATCGCCGCCTGGACCGCCACCCGCCACTCCGGTGAGCTGCTGGAGTCGCTGCACGCGGCCGGGGTTCCCGCCGGCGGCATCTACACCGCCGCCGACATGCTCGCCGACCCGCACATCGCGGCCCGCGAGGCGATCGTCACGGTCCCGCACCCCGACTTCGGCGAGCTGCCGATGCAGAATGTCGCGCCCAGGCTCTCCGCCAACCCGGGCTCGGTGCGCTGGGCCGGCCCGGCGCTCGGGCAGCACAACGACGAGGTCTACGGCGGCATTCTGGGGATCGGCGACGAGGAACGGGCGGCCCTTCGGGAGCAGGGGGTGATCTGA
- a CDS encoding DUF4437 domain-containing protein produces MRAHTELIHEDDYIWHAGELPFGEGKVRERRLSTDEEDGSTSLSLDFPGEWGRAGGVPHANTEFYVVSGSMTYGGREIGPGGYVQAPKGVPMDWLKVAEGSRILHWREYGDCGFDPGAQRWADAAGEATVLDSNAMEWTPAPTVGPITPLYIKLLNRDPLTGFYTRLIRAEKGWTDHRLAHHPCYEEFYTLGGKMAYNFGDIDDGTYCFRPAGVKHGHFIAETQIDWIIRSDGELINWYTTEEWVKWGGTAENYEHQHAPVISTMPLRSKSRGEWSGDGM; encoded by the coding sequence ATGAGAGCGCACACCGAACTGATCCACGAGGACGACTACATCTGGCACGCCGGTGAGCTGCCCTTCGGCGAGGGCAAGGTCCGCGAGCGACGGCTCTCCACCGACGAGGAGGACGGGTCGACCTCGCTCTCCCTCGACTTCCCCGGCGAGTGGGGCCGCGCGGGCGGGGTGCCGCACGCCAACACCGAGTTCTACGTCGTGTCCGGGTCGATGACCTACGGCGGCCGGGAGATCGGGCCGGGTGGATACGTGCAGGCGCCGAAGGGCGTACCCATGGATTGGTTGAAGGTCGCCGAGGGCAGCCGGATCCTGCACTGGCGCGAGTATGGCGACTGCGGCTTCGATCCCGGCGCGCAGCGCTGGGCCGATGCCGCAGGCGAGGCGACCGTCCTCGACTCCAACGCGATGGAGTGGACGCCCGCGCCGACCGTCGGGCCGATCACGCCGCTCTACATCAAGCTGCTCAACCGCGACCCGCTGACCGGCTTCTACACCCGGCTCATCCGGGCCGAGAAGGGCTGGACCGATCACCGGCTGGCCCACCACCCCTGCTACGAGGAGTTCTACACCCTCGGCGGGAAGATGGCCTACAACTTCGGCGACATCGACGACGGCACCTACTGCTTCCGGCCGGCCGGGGTGAAGCACGGGCACTTCATCGCCGAGACCCAGATCGACTGGATCATCCGGTCCGACGGCGAGCTCATCAACTGGTACACCACCGAAGAGTGGGTCAAGTGGGGCGGCACGGCGGAGAACTACGAGCACCAGCACGCGCCGGTCATCTCGACGATGCCGCTGCGGTCCAAGTCGCGCGGCGAGTGGTCCGGCGACGGCATGTGA
- a CDS encoding MMPL family transporter, producing MLAWLGRSAARRRYPIIVGWIGIALLGAVFGGAVYDRTESVDSLRPTAESTVAKARIDKVDPEGEHIVAVVAGRDFNSMALIDSASKVMFEIRGMPGVKSVSDSYTSAARQIAADNKSSLVTVELQPGLGDDEALALADRVAAALHRIDAPTVLVGGELLAERSFGDQAIQDAAIGEGVALIVLCAALVVILGGLLAGSIPLAAALATVAGTLLALTGLASAMPVSEYAVNIVTLLGLGLAVDYSLLIISRFREERAADRRAALPELLARTVATAGRAVLVSGLAVGAALIGLFAFADPLLAAMALGGALVVCLATATGLTLVPAIIAVAHHRIPAPGTRTWVWRRTRQPGPGSLAKLARFAQRRPALVALAVTAGLLLLSGPLLGVNLANSDARSLPANSEERLAFEAFERDFAMDFSQPITILIEGNVEEPAVRALLDDLRALIGAIDVDLRTDAPPQVTIVDLMTSGPATSDRAQQLVHTVRAMHPEVPIFVAGPAAELIDAKESTVDRLPIALAVVVIATAILLFALTRSVVVPLKALCMNVLTLTATLGTLVAVFQWGWGASLLGFQPWGALDITTPLLLFVFIFGLSMDYEVFLLARIKEEWDRRTGDDRGANDRAVLAGITATGPVITAAALSIGIVFLGFALGELIAVKEIGVGMAVAVLLDVTIVRGLLLPAVMSLLGRANWWPGRRRTAAAGSEA from the coding sequence GTGCTCGCATGGCTCGGTCGGTCGGCGGCGCGCCGGCGCTACCCGATCATCGTCGGCTGGATCGGAATCGCGCTGCTCGGCGCGGTCTTCGGCGGCGCGGTCTACGACAGGACGGAGTCCGTCGACAGCCTGCGCCCCACCGCCGAGTCGACCGTCGCCAAGGCCCGCATCGACAAGGTCGACCCCGAGGGCGAGCACATCGTCGCGGTCGTCGCCGGCCGTGACTTCAACTCGATGGCGCTCATCGACAGCGCCAGCAAGGTGATGTTCGAGATCCGGGGCATGCCGGGCGTCAAGAGCGTCTCGGACTCCTACACCTCGGCGGCCCGGCAGATCGCCGCCGACAACAAGAGCTCCCTCGTCACCGTCGAGCTCCAACCCGGCCTCGGCGACGACGAAGCCCTCGCCCTCGCCGACCGGGTCGCCGCCGCCCTGCACCGCATCGACGCGCCGACGGTGCTCGTCGGCGGGGAACTGCTCGCCGAGCGCTCCTTCGGTGACCAGGCGATCCAGGACGCCGCGATCGGTGAGGGAGTCGCGCTGATCGTCCTGTGCGCCGCACTCGTCGTCATCCTGGGCGGCCTGCTCGCGGGCAGCATTCCCCTCGCCGCGGCGCTCGCCACCGTCGCCGGAACCCTGCTCGCCCTCACCGGTCTCGCCAGCGCGATGCCCGTCAGCGAGTACGCCGTCAACATCGTCACGCTGCTGGGGCTGGGGCTCGCCGTCGATTACAGCCTGCTCATCATCTCCCGGTTCCGCGAGGAACGAGCCGCCGACCGCCGAGCAGCCCTGCCCGAGCTGCTGGCGCGGACCGTCGCCACCGCAGGTCGGGCCGTCCTTGTCTCCGGGCTCGCCGTCGGGGCGGCCCTGATCGGCCTCTTCGCCTTCGCCGACCCGCTGCTCGCCGCGATGGCGCTCGGCGGTGCGCTGGTGGTCTGCCTCGCCACGGCGACCGGGCTGACGCTCGTCCCCGCCATCATCGCCGTCGCGCATCACCGCATCCCGGCACCGGGCACCCGGACCTGGGTCTGGCGGCGTACCCGTCAGCCCGGACCGGGCTCCCTCGCCAAGCTCGCCCGCTTCGCCCAACGCCGTCCCGCCCTGGTGGCGCTCGCGGTCACGGCAGGATTGCTGCTGCTCAGCGGGCCGCTGCTCGGCGTCAACCTCGCCAACTCCGACGCCCGGTCGCTGCCGGCGAACAGCGAGGAGCGGCTCGCCTTCGAGGCCTTCGAGCGCGACTTCGCGATGGACTTCTCGCAGCCGATCACGATCCTCATCGAGGGCAATGTCGAGGAGCCCGCCGTACGCGCACTCCTCGACGACCTCCGCGCGCTGATCGGGGCCATCGACGTGGATCTGCGCACCGACGCGCCGCCGCAGGTGACGATCGTCGACCTGATGACCTCCGGCCCCGCCACCAGCGACAGGGCCCAGCAGCTCGTCCACACCGTCCGGGCGATGCACCCCGAGGTGCCGATCTTCGTCGCCGGTCCCGCCGCGGAGCTCATCGACGCCAAGGAGTCCACTGTCGACCGGCTGCCGATCGCCCTCGCCGTGGTCGTCATCGCCACCGCGATCCTGCTCTTCGCACTGACGCGTTCGGTGGTCGTACCCCTCAAGGCTCTCTGCATGAACGTGCTGACGCTGACGGCGACCCTCGGCACCCTCGTCGCGGTCTTCCAATGGGGTTGGGGCGCGAGCCTGCTCGGCTTCCAGCCCTGGGGGGCGCTGGACATCACCACGCCGCTCCTGCTCTTCGTCTTCATCTTCGGGCTGTCGATGGACTATGAGGTGTTCCTGCTCGCCCGGATCAAGGAGGAGTGGGACCGGCGTACCGGTGACGACCGGGGCGCCAACGACCGCGCGGTCCTCGCCGGGATCACCGCCACCGGGCCGGTCATCACGGCCGCCGCGCTCTCCATCGGCATCGTCTTCCTCGGCTTCGCGCTGGGCGAGCTGATCGCGGTGAAGGAGATCGGGGTCGGCATGGCGGTGGCCGTGCTGCTCGATGTCACGATCGTGCGCGGCCTGCTGCTGCCGGCGGTGATGTCGCTGCTCGGCCGGGCCAACTGGTGGCCCGGCCGCCGCCGGACCGCCGCCGCGGGCAGCGAGGCGTAA
- a CDS encoding isochorismatase family protein, whose amino-acid sequence MLERDYAEAGFARRLGWGMRPALVLVDPVVAYTLPGSALFLQTGAEAVRAMSALLTAARAASIPIAFTTVRYADESCAEAPLFAAKVPALKAFAAGSPLGAFPDEIAPLPGENVVAKHYASAFAGTSLAAWLTAHGVDTVVLGGFSTSGCIRASGVDALQHGFRPMVVREACADRDPGPHEANLFDLDAKYADVVTLASAVSALSR is encoded by the coding sequence GTGCTGGAGCGCGACTACGCCGAGGCCGGGTTCGCCCGGCGGCTCGGGTGGGGCATGAGACCGGCGCTGGTGCTGGTGGACCCCGTGGTGGCGTACACCCTGCCGGGTTCTGCCTTGTTTCTTCAGACCGGGGCCGAGGCGGTGCGCGCGATGTCCGCGCTGCTCACGGCCGCGCGCGCCGCGAGCATCCCGATCGCCTTCACCACCGTCCGGTACGCCGACGAAAGCTGCGCCGAAGCCCCGCTCTTCGCCGCCAAGGTGCCCGCGTTGAAGGCCTTCGCGGCCGGGAGCCCGCTCGGCGCCTTCCCCGACGAGATCGCCCCGCTGCCGGGGGAGAACGTCGTGGCGAAGCACTACGCGAGCGCCTTCGCCGGGACGTCGCTCGCAGCCTGGCTCACCGCCCACGGCGTCGACACGGTGGTGCTCGGCGGCTTCTCCACCAGCGGCTGCATCCGGGCGTCCGGTGTCGACGCGCTCCAGCACGGTTTCCGCCCCATGGTGGTGCGCGAGGCCTGCGCGGACCGCGACCCCGGCCCCCACGAGGCCAACCTCTTCGACCTCGACGCCAAGTACGCCGACGTGGTGACCCTCGCGTCGGCGGTGTCGGCCCTTTCCCGCTAA
- a CDS encoding aldo/keto reductase, with protein MDYAKLGSTGLDVSRLCLGCMSYGEPDRGAHPWTLPEDQSRPFIQRAVELGVNFFDTANVYSDGTSEEIVGRALRDFARRDEIVIATKVHGVMRPGANGGGLSRKAIMTEIDNSLRRLGTDYVDLYQIHRWDPRTPIEETLEALHDVVKAGKARYIGASSMSAWQFAKALFTADLRGWTRFATMQNHYNLIHREEEREMLPLCADQGIGVLPWSPLARGRLTRDPVAATERSGSDAFGATLYAASEAADLAIIERVASVAAARGVSRAQVALAWVAQNPVVTAPIVGATKPHHLDEAVAALELRLTAEEMSQLAEPYVPHPVVGY; from the coding sequence ATGGACTATGCGAAGCTCGGCTCCACCGGCCTCGACGTCTCGCGCCTGTGCCTCGGCTGCATGAGCTACGGCGAGCCGGACCGCGGCGCGCACCCCTGGACGCTGCCCGAGGACCAGTCCCGGCCGTTCATCCAGCGCGCCGTCGAGCTGGGGGTCAACTTCTTCGACACCGCCAACGTCTACTCCGACGGCACCAGCGAGGAGATCGTCGGCCGTGCCCTGCGCGACTTCGCCCGCCGCGACGAGATCGTCATCGCCACCAAGGTGCACGGCGTGATGCGTCCCGGTGCCAACGGCGGCGGCCTGAGCCGTAAGGCCATCATGACCGAGATCGACAACAGCCTGCGCCGTCTCGGCACCGACTACGTCGACCTCTACCAGATCCACCGCTGGGACCCGCGTACCCCGATCGAAGAGACCCTCGAAGCCCTGCACGACGTCGTCAAGGCGGGCAAGGCGCGCTATATCGGCGCGTCGTCGATGTCGGCCTGGCAGTTCGCGAAGGCCCTCTTCACCGCCGATCTGCGGGGCTGGACCCGCTTCGCGACGATGCAGAACCACTACAACCTGATCCACCGCGAGGAGGAGCGGGAGATGCTGCCGCTCTGCGCGGATCAGGGCATCGGCGTGCTGCCGTGGAGCCCGCTCGCCCGCGGCCGCCTCACCCGCGACCCGGTCGCCGCCACCGAGCGGTCCGGCAGTGACGCGTTCGGCGCGACCCTCTATGCCGCGAGCGAGGCCGCAGACCTCGCGATCATCGAGCGGGTGGCGTCCGTCGCGGCGGCCCGCGGTGTGTCGCGGGCGCAGGTCGCGCTCGCCTGGGTGGCGCAGAACCCGGTGGTCACCGCGCCCATCGTCGGCGCCACCAAGCCCCACCACCTCGACGAGGCGGTCGCCGCCCTGGAGCTGCGCCTGACCGCCGAGGAGATGTCGCAGCTGGCGGAGCCCTACGTCCCGCACCCGGTCGTCGGCTACTAG
- a CDS encoding class I adenylate-forming enzyme family protein, giving the protein MLLPGGADLSIAGGVREFARATPAAVAVIDGARRLTYAELDDRASRLANALLGSGLRPGDRVALLLGNRLEYCEIAAGLAKAGLVLVPLNPRLTAAEIAFIVEHAETRALIADESLAHLAPEPERAITVGEHYEQLLRAADATDPWLPVDERSPFCVTYTSGTTGDPKGVQISHRSRVLTFYATALEWGLGPGRRGIAVAPMYHGAGFAFAYASVFCGGTVSMLRSFDAGALLEMIARDRAQSVFLVPTHAQLIRALAEDPATHADLSSLDTLYFNAAALPKPLKEWVLGAFPHVGVHELYGSTEAGVVTNLRPADARRKAGSVGHPWFATQVRVVSADGAAVAPGEPGELFSRSPFLMNGYLKNSEATAACTTADGFLTSGDIVVVDDEGFISIVDRKKDLIITGGVNVYPRDVEEALAAYPGVVEAAVVGEPDERWGERIVAHVICRSPLDPAELDAFLRGRLAGYKVPKSYVFPAVLPRNAAGKILKRQLRSPEQ; this is encoded by the coding sequence ATGTTGCTTCCCGGAGGCGCCGATCTCTCCATCGCGGGCGGCGTACGCGAGTTCGCGCGGGCCACCCCGGCCGCCGTCGCCGTGATCGACGGTGCCCGCCGGCTGACCTACGCCGAGCTCGACGACCGGGCCTCCCGGCTCGCCAACGCCCTGCTCGGCAGCGGTCTGCGCCCCGGCGACCGGGTGGCCCTGCTGCTCGGCAACCGCCTCGAATACTGCGAGATCGCCGCCGGGCTCGCCAAGGCCGGGCTCGTCCTCGTGCCGCTCAACCCGCGCCTCACCGCCGCCGAGATCGCCTTCATCGTCGAGCACGCCGAGACGAGGGCCCTCATCGCCGACGAGTCGCTCGCCCACCTCGCCCCGGAACCGGAGCGGGCGATCACCGTCGGCGAGCACTACGAGCAGCTGCTGCGCGCCGCCGACGCCACCGACCCGTGGCTCCCGGTCGACGAGCGCAGCCCGTTCTGCGTCACCTACACCTCCGGCACGACCGGGGACCCGAAGGGCGTGCAGATCTCGCACCGGTCCCGGGTGCTGACCTTCTACGCCACCGCCCTCGAGTGGGGCCTGGGACCGGGGCGGCGCGGCATCGCCGTCGCACCGATGTACCACGGCGCCGGGTTCGCCTTCGCCTACGCCTCCGTCTTCTGCGGCGGCACCGTCAGCATGCTGCGCTCCTTCGACGCGGGCGCTCTGCTGGAGATGATCGCCCGGGACCGGGCCCAGTCGGTCTTCCTCGTGCCGACCCACGCCCAGCTGATCCGGGCGCTCGCCGAGGACCCCGCCACCCACGCCGACCTGAGCAGCCTGGACACGCTCTACTTCAACGCCGCGGCCCTGCCCAAGCCGCTCAAGGAGTGGGTGCTCGGTGCCTTCCCGCACGTCGGGGTACACGAGCTCTACGGCTCCACCGAGGCCGGGGTGGTGACGAACCTGCGGCCCGCCGATGCCCGGCGCAAGGCGGGATCCGTGGGGCATCCGTGGTTCGCGACGCAGGTCCGGGTGGTCAGCGCGGACGGCGCCGCCGTGGCGCCGGGCGAGCCGGGTGAGCTGTTCAGCCGGTCTCCCTTCCTGATGAACGGCTATCTGAAGAACAGCGAGGCGACCGCGGCCTGCACCACCGCCGACGGCTTCCTCACCTCCGGCGACATCGTGGTCGTGGACGACGAGGGCTTCATCAGCATCGTCGACCGCAAGAAGGACCTGATCATCACCGGTGGCGTCAACGTCTACCCGCGCGACGTCGAGGAGGCGCTCGCCGCCTACCCCGGTGTCGTGGAGGCGGCGGTCGTCGGCGAGCCCGACGAGCGCTGGGGCGAGCGGATCGTCGCGCACGTCATCTGCCGAAGCCCGCTGGACCCGGCCGAACTCGACGCGTTCCTGCGCGGACGGCTCGCCGGATACAAGGTCCCGAAGTCCTATGTGTTCCCCGCCGTGCTGCCACGCAACGCCGCCGGCAAGATCCTGAAACGACAGCTGAGGAGCCCCGAGCAATGA
- a CDS encoding alpha/beta hydrolase family protein, whose amino-acid sequence MLRRAILALTLLTAGALVGLQAPAAAADSTNPGPYAVGYVDANVSASGRSFSARVYYPATTAGQNAPIAAGRFPAVAFGHGFLQAISKYAGTLTHLSSWGFVVAAPTSQGGLFPSHGAFADDLNAQLAWLVAQDATAGSRFNAHINTAKLGLSGHSMGAGASVLAGARNSAVTTVANLAAAETNPSAVTAAGTLTKPLMLLSGSADGTAPPASHQRPIYNAKPAPKQLRTITGGFHCGFMDSTSTFCDSGSISRATQLQITRRVLTDWFRFYLAGDTSLNDAVWGTAAHSDPQVVFEGVA is encoded by the coding sequence ATGTTGAGACGAGCGATCCTCGCCCTCACCCTGCTGACCGCCGGTGCGCTGGTCGGACTCCAGGCACCGGCGGCCGCTGCCGACTCGACGAACCCCGGCCCCTACGCCGTCGGGTATGTCGACGCCAACGTCAGCGCCTCCGGCCGTTCCTTCAGCGCCCGCGTCTACTACCCGGCCACCACGGCCGGGCAGAACGCACCCATCGCCGCCGGCCGGTTTCCGGCGGTGGCCTTCGGACACGGCTTCCTCCAGGCGATCAGCAAATACGCCGGCACCCTGACCCACCTGTCGTCGTGGGGCTTCGTCGTCGCCGCGCCCACCTCGCAGGGCGGCCTGTTCCCCAGTCACGGTGCGTTCGCCGACGACCTCAACGCCCAGCTCGCCTGGCTGGTCGCCCAGGACGCCACGGCGGGATCGCGCTTCAACGCGCACATCAACACAGCCAAGCTGGGACTGTCCGGCCACTCGATGGGCGCGGGGGCGAGCGTGCTGGCGGGTGCCCGCAACTCCGCCGTCACCACGGTCGCCAACCTCGCCGCCGCCGAGACGAACCCGTCCGCGGTCACCGCCGCCGGGACCCTCACCAAGCCGTTGATGCTGCTCTCCGGCTCGGCCGACGGCACGGCTCCGCCCGCGAGCCACCAGCGGCCGATCTACAACGCCAAGCCCGCACCGAAGCAGCTCCGGACGATCACCGGCGGCTTCCACTGCGGGTTCATGGACTCCACCAGCACCTTCTGCGATAGCGGCTCGATCAGCCGTGCCACGCAGCTGCAGATCACCCGCCGGGTGCTCACCGACTGGTTCCGCTTCTACCTCGCCGGTGACACCTCCCTCAACGACGCAGTCTGGGGGACCGCCGCCCACAGCGACCCGCAGGTAGTGTTCGAGGGCGTCGCCTAG
- a CDS encoding glycerophosphodiester phosphodiesterase, translating into MGPARGLLAWFAFGAVALGAIAVSGGVPALLPHRAVLVSAATAGVSRPPGTPLTVVAHRGASADAPENTLPAQRSARAAGAVWIENDVQPSADGVPFVLHDSTVDRTTDGTGSIRRLTSAQLKSLDAGAWFGSAFTGTRVPTLAEQLADLREHGGNLLLEIKGPHTRDEVATIIGVVRAERMSRRVLIQSFDPVALQHSYDLAPDLPLGLLRDELDADPVAVSARLHLAAYNPAGAALMARPSAIADLHRAGVAVLAWTVDSADGWRRLDAAGVDGVITNRPAALIEWIASASPSRPPR; encoded by the coding sequence GTGGGTCCCGCGCGCGGGCTCCTCGCCTGGTTCGCGTTCGGGGCCGTCGCGCTCGGCGCGATCGCTGTGAGCGGGGGTGTCCCGGCGCTGCTGCCCCACCGCGCGGTTCTCGTCTCGGCCGCCACCGCCGGCGTTTCCCGCCCGCCCGGCACGCCGCTGACCGTCGTCGCGCACCGGGGCGCCTCGGCCGACGCACCCGAGAACACGCTGCCCGCTCAGCGATCGGCCCGCGCGGCTGGAGCGGTCTGGATCGAGAACGACGTCCAGCCCTCCGCCGACGGGGTGCCCTTCGTCCTGCACGACAGCACGGTCGACCGGACGACCGACGGCACCGGCTCGATCCGCCGCCTCACCTCGGCGCAGCTCAAGAGCCTCGACGCCGGGGCGTGGTTCGGTTCCGCCTTCACCGGAACCCGGGTGCCGACCCTCGCCGAGCAGCTCGCCGATCTGCGCGAGCACGGCGGCAACCTGCTGCTGGAGATCAAGGGACCGCATACCCGGGACGAGGTCGCCACGATCATCGGCGTGGTCCGGGCGGAGCGGATGAGCCGTCGGGTGCTGATCCAGAGCTTCGACCCCGTGGCCCTGCAGCACAGCTACGACCTCGCCCCCGATCTGCCGCTCGGCCTGCTCCGCGACGAGCTCGACGCCGACCCGGTCGCCGTCTCGGCCCGGCTGCACCTCGCCGCCTACAACCCGGCCGGGGCAGCCCTGATGGCTCGGCCGTCCGCCATCGCCGACCTGCATCGGGCCGGGGTGGCGGTGCTGGCCTGGACGGTCGACTCCGCGGACGGGTGGCGCCGACTCGATGCCGCCGGGGTGGACGGCGTCATCACCAACCGCCCGGCCGCGCTGATCGAGTGGATCGCGAGCGCTTCGCCGTCGCGTCCTCCGCGGTGA